Proteins encoded together in one Temnothorax longispinosus isolate EJ_2023e chromosome 5, Tlon_JGU_v1, whole genome shotgun sequence window:
- the Mbc gene encoding dedicator of cytokinesis protein 1 isoform X2 codes for MTMTWKRIEEHSGIAIHNFAHPIPYAICLTVGEVVQITAECADWYYGRSKFKGTWGIFPKSYIHILQKSANTDNLVQEITNVLREWGHHWKHLYVTHSEHFETMQQQILDAIGYRSKILSGTLTVDELKDMKRLATAKIGTGNQLLGLDMVVRDEHGNILNPLETSTIQLYYHHETAAERIRKACNDTKKKPYKPQVPVYSHIFFVSVRNFVCKMAEDVELLLTLYDGREMKAITENYVVSWSKEGLARDIDQLHNLRVLFTDLGSRDLMRDKVYLACYVIRIGGMEAKEPDHRRSSVTQANQTKSKGAESMRRPFGVAAMDITLFITGKLEGDVEQHHFIPFIHCEKDSLDGTLRRIIAQKETNIQKHVNGNIANVTGGQGLWTSLKLLRGDPKQVRDENPHLVLGNVAIARKMGFPEVILPGDVRNDLYLTLISGEFSKGSKSTDKNVEVTVKVCNEHGIAIPGVMTLGGGASPIDEYRSVIYYHEDKPRWCETFKIAIPIEEFKQAHLKFTFKHRSSNEAKDKSEKPFALSYVRLMQRNGTTLQDIQHELLVYKLEQKKYDESDISYFKLPSTRGELAELNMEKKPSLGSLTLSSKDSFLIATNICSTKLTQNVDLLGLLNWASHNTDLKESLAALMKVDGEEIVKFLQDVLDALFNILMSNSDSDVYDDMVFECLLYIIGLVSDRKYQHFQPVLDLYISESFSATLAYKKLIAVLRKRIDNVNNGDGQERDLLLKTMKSLQYCMRFIVESRLLFTELNQDEEEFSQTLTDLLRSIVNLMSHETDGTLLVQGACLKYLPTTIPHLLRVYSGKQLSTILTDLLVTLPTGRLTKQKMMTVNDIVHSPLFLNVDCRAILLPRITILVRDLLESKEEGLSSTPGKSVAKVARLLGENRHRLNQHRGYSEEVELCVKILSDILELTFRKDVGSTVSDVKEIMLTALRTIIQTVISMDRENPLVGNLVSVMLAIFRQMTQLHYEVYINHFGTKIDLLDFLMEILLVFKDLVSRSVFPGDWCEMIMLQNNIILNSLRYFSATIRDYFFTEFEHQAWSNFFHCAIAFLTQPALQLETFTSTKRNRIIKRYKDMRRATVFEIRSMWFNLGQHKILFVPSLVGAILEMALIPDTELRKATIPIFFDMMQCEYYSSRIVEGYGDTKRDPAHIKANFMEYENEMIAKLDILVEGGRGDEQFRTLWTDVMGSLCEKHSTMREQGLRFVDTIARLMERLLQYRDIIHAESQEHRMLCTVNLLEFYSEINRKEMYIRYVNKLCELHLECDNYTEAAYSLKLHSQLLAWSDQPLSPLLISHRYPLCQTHRELKEALYNDIIDYFDKGRMWECALAVCKELVSQYEEETFDYLQLSVLLRRMAKFYDCIIKQLRPEPEYFRVAYYGRGHPAFLQNKVFVYRGKEYERLSDFCTRTLNQLPNAEQMNKLSPPTTEMLESYHQYVQINKVEPLMDEKRHRLSGKPVTAEAVLRCVLYHRVNDVQRFRFSRPAPRKEIIPTNSDKEKEINTSTNNSNEFASLWLERTVLVTSYPLPGILRWFPVTSSETYLVSPLRNAIETMEATNTALRDLIIANRSDPSLPLNPLSMKLNGILDPAVMGGIDNYEKAFLNAEYRDSHPEESSDLLKLEGLIAEQIPLLSLGLQLHKVRAPTELAPFHQRLEQCFMSMRTQVEAKYGKRTCDLQIESLTQTVTMRRPPISRGDNHCLSESNMNNSDYATHYRVSSLTRSQVATFKSLTSFNFNNSTPPSNAQSVNLSRNNSMRSHILSTASLQKALGNPSPGTYKKKDSKRRSSRKSDSATVTKTDQPTSQWYTTTEISHSSIQATSSVTSLISNLHSTHVFELRQELTPKRPLRSEAEKERRMSNRWSGQSHYLRNINNGLESSGLGKGNRDSVGTTDSTASEDDPPPPLPIKMREADYCNLPEELSNNRCAATLNNLNKSSGQLKNKLPTPTDDDVDSHSKPPTPPPKPKRPIHNLNKNTLASNDVENSPVEDSSTA; via the exons CCATCCATAATTTTGCACATCCAATCCCGTACGCAATATGCTTAACGGTCGGAGAGGTTGTACAAATAACTGCGGAATGTGCAGATTGGTATTACGGCCGCAGCAAGTTTAAGGGTACATGGggaatttttccaaaatcctACATACATATCCTGCAGAAATCTGCGAATACGGATAACTTAGTGCAGGAGATTACTAACGTCTTGCGAGAATGGGGGCATCATTGGAAACATTTGTATGTG ACACACTCCGAGCACTTCGAAACAATGCAGCAACAGATTCTGGATGCGATCGGATACAGAAGCAAGATTTTAAGCGGGACTTTAACGGTAGACGAGTTGAAGGACATGAAGAGATTGGCGACAGCAAAGATAGGCACTGGGAATCAACTGTTGGGCTTGGACATGGTGGTTCGAGACGAGCACGGAAATATTCTGAATCCCCTGGAGACAAGCACTATCCAATTGTATTACCATCACGAGACTGCTGCGGAAAGGATAAGAAAAGCGTGCAATGATACCAAGAAGAAGCCCTACAAGCCACAAGTACCTGTATATTCACATATCTTCTTCGTTAGTGTGAGaaattttgtatgtaaaatGGCAGAGGACGTAGAGCTGCTGTTGACTTTGTACGACGGCAGAGAGATGAAAGCTATCACGGAGAACTACGTGGTATCGTGGAGCAAAGAGGGACTCGCGAGGGACATTGATCAGCTGCACAATCTTAGAGTATTGTTCACGGATCTTGGTTCCAGAGATTTAATGAGGGACAAAGTTTATTTAGCCTGTTACGTAATTAGAATAGGCGGTATGGAAGCCAAAGAACCGGACCACCGTCGCTCGAGTGTTACACAAGCTAATCAAACCAAATCTAAGGGCGCGGAAAGTATGAGGCGACCGTTTGGTGTAGCCGCTATGGATATTACCTTATTCATTACCGGCAAGCTTGAAGGTGATGTTGAGCAACATCATTTTATACCTTTTATACA TTGTGAGAAAGACAGTCTTGATGGCACATTACGTAGAATTATCGCGcagaaagaaacaaatatcCAGAAACACGTTAACGGCAATATTGCCAATGTCACAGGTGGACAAGGATTGTGGACTAGCTTAAAATTGCTGAGGGGCGATCCGAAACAA GTACGTGATGAAAATCCACATTTGGTGCTCGGTAATGTTGCCATCGCGCGTAAAATGGGATTCCCAGAAGTTATTTTGCCGGGTGACGTACGTAATGATTTGTATCTGACGTTAATTAGCGGTGAATTCAGCAAAGGCTCCAAATCTACGGACAAAAATGTAGAAGTAACG gtCAAAGTATGTAATGAACATGGTATAGCGATCCCCGGAGTTATGACATTAGGTGGCGGCGCGTCTCCAATTGACGAGTATCGTAGCGTAATTTATTATCACGAAGACAAGCCTAGATGGTGCGAAACATTTAAGATCGCCATACCTATAGAAGAATTTAAGCAGGCCCACTTAAAGTTTACATTTAAGCATCGCAGTTCTAACGAAGCGAAAGATAAGTCTGAAAAGCCATTTGCTTTAAGTTACGTTCGATTAATGCAACGCAACGGCACGACTCTACAAGACATACAACACGAATTGTTGGTTTACAAGTTAGAGCAGAAGAAATACGACGAGAGCGATATATCCTACTTTAAATTGCCATCCACTCGTGGAGAATTg GCTGAATTAAACATGGAGAAAAAGCCAAGTTTAGGATCGCTAACATTAAGCAGTAAGGATAGTTTTTTGATAGCGACCAATATTTGCTCAACTAAATTAACCCAGAATGTAGACTTATTAGGTTTACTTAATTGGGCATCGCACAATACGGACTTAAAAGAATCTTTAGCTGCTTTAATGAAAGTTGACGGGGAGGAAATAGTGAAGTTTCTGCAG GATGTTTTGGatgctttatttaatatcttaatgaGTAATTCAGACAGTGATGTTTACGATGACATGGTCTTTGAGTgccttttatatattatcggACTCGTATCCGATAGAAAGTACCAGCACTTCCAACCAgtattagatttatatatttctgagAGCTTCTCTGCAACTCTTgcatataagaaattaattgcgGTATTACGCAAGCGTATAGATAACGTCAACAACGGCGATGGACAGGAACGAGATTTATTGCTTAAGACAATGAAAAGTCTGCAATACTGCATGAGATTTATTGTCGAATCTCGTCTTTTATTTACTGa gttAAATCAGGATGAAGAAGAATTCTCACAAACCTTAACTGATCTATTACGGTCTATCGTTAATCTCATGAGTCATGAAACAGATGGTACTCTCTTGGTTCAAGGCGCCTGTCTCAAGTACCTACCAACGACGATACCTCATTTATTAAGAGTTTATAGCGGCAAGCAATTAAGCACAATTTTAACAGATTTACTCGTGACTCTACCAACGGGTAGATTaactaaacaaaaaatgatGACGGTAAATGACATCGTCCACAGTccgctttttttaaatgtggaCTGTAGAGCGATTTTATTACCAAGAATTACTATACTTGTGAGAGACTTATTGGAGTCCAAGGAGGAG GGTCTATCGAGTACGCCTGGAAAGAGCGTGGCGAAGGTAGCCAGGCTGCTCGGCGAAAATCGGCATCGGCTCAACCAACACCGCGGCTACTCCGAAGAG GTGGAATTATGCGTCAAGATATTGTCTGACATCCTGGAACTGACTTTTAGAAAAGACGTGGGTAGCACAGTTTCAGATGTCAAGGAGATAATGTTAACAGCCCTGCGTACTATTATACAGACAGTCATATCAATGGACAGAGAAAATCCCTTAGTTGGAAATTTAGTTTCAGTAATGTTGGCGATATTCAG aCAAATGACACAACTCCATTACGAGGTGTATATCAATCATTTTGGAACAAAAATCGATTTGCTTGACTTTCTTATGGAGATACTGTTAGTCTTTAAAGATCTGGTATCTAGAAGCGTATTTCCAGGGGACTGGTGTGAAATGATTATGCTccaaaataacattattttgaattctttACGGTATTTCTCGGCTACAATTagagattattttttcacCGAGTTTGAACATCAAGCATGGTCAAATTTCTTTCATTGCGCTATCGCATTCTTAACTCAACCTGCCCTACAATTGGAGACATTTACGTCAACGAAACGAAATCGAATTATTAAGCGTTATAAAGATATGCGCAG AGCAACTGTGTTTGAAATCAGATCTATGTGGTTCAACTTGGGCCAACACAAAATACTGTTTGTGCCCAGTTTAGTTGGTGCCATCCTCGAAATGGCATTAATACCTGATACCGAATTAAGAAAAGCTACTATACCTATTTTTTTCGACATGATGCAATGCGAGTACTACAGTTCACGTATAGTGGAAGGATATGGGGATACTAAGCGCGATCCTGCTCATATCAAAGCTAATTTTATGGAATATGAAAACGAAATGATTGCAAAATTGGATATTCTG GTCGAAGGAGGCAGAGGCGATGAACAGTTTCGTACACTTTGGACTGACGTTATGGGTTCTTTATGCGAGAAACATTCTACAATGCGAGAACAAGGCTTGCGTTTCGTAGACACTATAGCTAGACTCATGGAACGCTTATTGCAATATCGCGATATTATTCATGCAGAATCCCAAGAACATCGTATGCTTTGCACtgtaaatttattagaattctATTCTGAGATTAATAGAAAGGAAATGTATATCAg ATATGTGAATAAGCTGTGTGAATTACACCTAGAATGCGATAATTATACAGAAGCAGCTTATTCTTTAAAGCTCCACAGCCAATTATTAGCATGGAGTGATCAACCTTTGTCACCTTTGTTAATATCACACAG aTATCCGTTATGTCAAACACACCGTGAGTTGAAAGAAGCATTGTACAatgatattattgattattttgataaaggAAGAATGTGGGAATGCGCCCTTGCCGTTTGCAAGGAACTAGTCTCACAATATGAGGAAGAAACATTTGATTATTTGCAACTGTCCGTACTATTAAGACGGATGGCAAAGTTTTATGACTGTATAATAAAACAGTTAAGGCCTGAACCAGAATATTTCAGAGTCGCATATTACGGCAGAGGGCACCCTGCCTTCCTTCAAAACAAG GTATTTGTTTATCGAGGAAAGGAATACGAAAGACTTAGTGATTTTTGCACAAGAACACTGAATCAGTTACCGAATGCAGAGCAAATGAATAAGTTGTCTCCGCCCACCACAGAGATGCTAGAATCATATCATCAATATGTACAAATCAACAAGGTAGAGCCACTGATGGATGAAAAGAGGCATCGCCTAAGTGGTAAACCAGTTACTGCAGAAGCAGTTTTAAGGTGCGTATT ATATCATCGTGTGAACGATGTGCAGCGCTTTAGATTTTCAAGACCTGCTCCGAGAAAGGAAATCATTCCGACAAATAGCGAtaaggaaaaggaaataaatactAGCACCAACAATAGCAATGAGTTTGCCTCGTTATGGTTGGAAAGAACAGTACTTGTTACAAGCTACCCGTTGCCAGGAATACTTCGATGGTTCCCTGTGACGTCTAGCGAGACATATTTAGTCAGTCCCTTGAGGAATGCGATTGAAACTATGGAAGCTACAAACACAGCATTGAGGGATCTCATTATTGCCAACAG GAGTGATCCCAGTCTTCCATTAAATCCTTTGAGCATGAAATTAAATGGCATATTGGATCCTGCTGTTATGGGTGGAATCGATAACTATGAAAAGGCCTTCCTCAACGCAGAGTACAGAGATAGTCATCCGGAAGAGAGTTCGGATCTTCTCAAGTTAGAAGGGCTTATTGCAGAGCAAATCCCTCTACTCAGCCTAGGTCTACAGTTACATAAAGTACGAGCACCCACCGAATTGGCGCCGTTTCATCAACGTTTAGAGCAATGTTTCATGTCAATGCGTACTCAAGTAGAAGCTAAATATGGAAAAAGG ACCTGCGACTTGCAAATTGAAAGCCTAACGCAAACCGTAACAATGCGGAGACCACCAATTTCGAGAGGAGATAATCACTGCCTGTCCGAgtcaaatatgaataattcaGA CTATGCAACTCACTACAGGGTATCCTCACTTACAAGATCCCAAGTTGCAACGTTCAAGTCGCTTACATCGTTCAATTTTAACAACAGCACACCTCCAAGTAATGCTCAAAGCGTCAATTTGTCAAG AAACAACTCCATGCGTTCGCACATCTTGTCAACGGCCTCTTTGCAAAAGGCATTGGGAAATCCAAGTCCAGGAACGTACAAAAAGAAGGATTCAAAGCGTAGAAGCTCGCGAAAGAGTGATTCCGCCACAGTGACAAAAACCGATCAACCGACCAGCCAGTGGTATACCACAACCGAAATATCCCACAGCTCAATTCAGGCAACATCGTCTGTTACGTCGTTAATATCTAATTTACATTCAACACATGTATTTGAGCTTCGACAAGAG CTCACACCAAAACGTCCCCTGAGATCGGAAgcggagaaagaaaggagaatgAGTAATCGTTGGTCCGGCCAATCTCACTATCTAAGGAACATCAACAACGGACTGGAATCAAGCGGTTTAGGGAAGGGAAATAGAGATAGCGTCGGCACAACTGACAGTACAGCATCCGAGGACGACCCGCCACCTCCTCTACCGATTAAAATGCGCGAAGCCGATTATTGTAATCTTCCAGAGGAGCTGTCTAATAATCGGTGTGCGGCTACTTTGAATAATCTCAACAAGTCTTCGGGACAGTTGAAGAACAAGTTGCCGACACCTACCGACGACGATGTAGACAGTCATTCTAAACCGCCCACACCTCCACCGAAACCGAAAAGACCGATTcacaatttgaataaaaacacGCTTGCCTCTAACGACGTCGAAAACTCACCTGTCGAGGATTCGTCGACTGCATAA